The following are encoded in a window of Rhodothermus bifroesti genomic DNA:
- a CDS encoding rhomboid family intramembrane serine protease, which produces MFIETPWTTLLLVLNLLISGYALLVDPALIDRLAFRPAHILRGREYYRMITAGFVHVGWAHLLFNMITLFFFGRPMEVLLGPVRFLLIYFGAELAAHGFSLWLHRNRPMYAAVGASGAISGLLFGYCLFFPFDRIYLFFFPVGIPAVVFAIGYVVLSIYAVQRGVQDGGIAHEAHLGGALGGLLLTLLLEPQALTIFLRQLGL; this is translated from the coding sequence ATGTTTATCGAAACCCCTTGGACTACGCTGCTGCTGGTGTTGAACCTTTTGATTAGCGGCTATGCGCTGCTGGTAGATCCAGCGCTGATTGACCGGCTAGCGTTTCGCCCAGCACACATTTTGCGGGGACGCGAATACTACCGGATGATTACCGCAGGATTTGTACACGTCGGCTGGGCGCATCTGTTGTTTAATATGATTACCCTTTTCTTTTTCGGGCGTCCTATGGAGGTGCTCTTAGGTCCAGTACGCTTTCTGTTGATTTACTTTGGCGCTGAGCTTGCAGCCCATGGCTTTTCACTTTGGTTGCACCGCAACCGGCCTATGTATGCCGCTGTAGGTGCTTCGGGTGCTATTAGCGGTCTCCTGTTTGGCTACTGCCTGTTTTTCCCGTTTGACCGGATTTACCTGTTCTTTTTTCCCGTTGGCATTCCGGCTGTCGTGTTTGCGATAGGGTACGTGGTGCTTTCGATTTATGCTGTGCAGCGCGGTGTTCAAGACGGAGGTATTGCTCACGAGGCCCATTTGGGCGGTGCTCTTGGGGGATTGCTGTTGACGTTATTGCTAGAGCCGCAGGCTCTAACAATCTTCCTTCGACAACTTGGACTGTAG
- the purQ gene encoding phosphoribosylformylglycinamidine synthase subunit PurQ, with translation MAVRFGVLVFPGSNCDHDAYHAVKHVAAQEARFIWHKETRLGDVDVVIVPGGFAHGDYLRPGAIARFSPIMQDVIRFARDGGLVIGICNGFQILCESGLLPGVLLRNASLRFVCKYVHVRVEQTDTPFTNAFTPGQVLRIPIAHGEGNYFALPEVLERLEANGQVVFRYCEPDGRVTEAANPNGSMHHIAGIVNEQRNVLGLMPHPERCVEALLGSADGLGIFQSLIRHVAGVPA, from the coding sequence ATGGCTGTCCGCTTTGGGGTGCTGGTTTTCCCTGGTTCTAATTGTGACCATGACGCTTATCATGCGGTAAAGCATGTAGCTGCACAGGAAGCGCGCTTTATCTGGCATAAAGAGACCCGTTTAGGAGATGTGGATGTAGTGATTGTGCCAGGCGGTTTTGCCCATGGGGACTATTTGCGCCCAGGAGCGATTGCGCGTTTTTCACCGATCATGCAGGATGTGATCCGTTTTGCCCGCGATGGAGGCCTGGTGATTGGCATTTGCAATGGATTTCAGATCCTGTGTGAAAGCGGCCTGTTGCCAGGTGTTTTACTGCGCAATGCTTCGCTTCGCTTTGTCTGCAAGTACGTGCACGTGCGTGTAGAGCAAACCGACACGCCTTTCACCAATGCCTTTACGCCTGGGCAAGTGCTGCGCATTCCGATTGCGCATGGTGAAGGCAACTATTTTGCGCTGCCCGAAGTGCTCGAGCGTCTAGAGGCAAACGGTCAGGTTGTTTTTCGGTACTGCGAGCCCGATGGTCGCGTTACTGAAGCAGCCAATCCCAATGGCTCGATGCACCATATTGCGGGTATCGTCAATGAGCAGCGGAATGTGCTTGGCCTCATGCCCCATCCAGAGCGGTGCGTCGAGGCGCTTTTGGGGAGTGCGGATGGTTTAGGTATCTTTCAGTCGCTTATCCGGCACGTAGCTGGCGTACCTGCGTGA
- a CDS encoding GWxTD domain-containing protein produces the protein MQRAFSGNWCWRGMLLLGALILSCKVHAQSAAQLVDEGDAWLARGSYREAEKTYREALALDQRYLPAYLGLTRLAMVRENWREASDWAGKALQIDSNSLAARYFLAISERERAQYQTPFQATHRREARRHFEWILERDSLYRDVLYQYALLYRQDSNYARAIALAEAQLRLRPDLDEPAIGLFRIYHSFLNHTNLDEASRWLATHPTDYARFFAAEVLRRKGQLREADAAFAALVHPGFAWPPQAIYLARARIWTALNRPDSVQALIDRAIGSIDRPLGAHFVFEDCKYIFTAQELETYRRLQTPAEYQAFFRAFWERRDPMPGRSINLRLIEHYHRLLVAERDYAYDGPRLWHNDPDKFGELELPVTYALNREFNDKGLIYLRYGAPDERIVTVRGEINTFRAGSVSREREFAMGWVPNESWRYYNPRMDFHFVIDEGATGNNWRLTPVLANAQMIEDREIWGPPYSRIMSTLRTKWEVEAGLRPPQPTALELAELREEMVAQSQTTYRQGLSSDRYQWPRNLVVLPLEALPLAFRGDSGYTRIEIYYALPAAPFREVTGKSGGYTPAELGFAVHDSAWQPLVAQTQRRNIPILPDPTAAINDFVTVTLRPGTYQATLHGRSLEAERLQGSVRFALKVPDLSGPGLQMSDLLPAWRMEPSSGQSRFDRNGWHLWPNPLRRFSVRQAVFLYFEIYGLTPNGQQRTRYTVEYTLRPTKPRKKFLGLFGSDDRPVLRLKSTHEDTRTILAEHAELDVRQVDPGAYLLEVRVTDEHSGASVLRTLALELTS, from the coding sequence ATGCAACGGGCCTTTTCTGGGAATTGGTGCTGGCGTGGAATGCTTCTACTAGGGGCATTGATCCTAAGCTGCAAAGTACACGCCCAATCGGCAGCGCAGCTGGTCGACGAAGGGGATGCTTGGCTGGCGCGAGGAAGCTATCGGGAAGCCGAAAAGACCTATCGTGAGGCGTTGGCTCTCGACCAACGCTACCTGCCGGCTTATTTGGGCCTAACACGCCTAGCCATGGTGCGCGAAAACTGGCGTGAAGCCAGCGACTGGGCTGGTAAAGCACTGCAAATCGACTCCAATAGCCTGGCTGCACGCTATTTTTTGGCCATCAGCGAGCGCGAACGTGCTCAGTACCAGACGCCTTTTCAGGCCACGCACCGCCGTGAGGCACGGCGTCATTTTGAGTGGATTCTGGAGCGTGACAGCCTCTACCGCGATGTGCTCTACCAATACGCCCTGCTTTACCGGCAGGACAGCAACTACGCTCGGGCCATTGCCCTAGCCGAAGCCCAACTACGGCTGCGTCCAGACCTTGACGAGCCCGCCATCGGCCTTTTTCGGATTTACCATTCCTTTTTGAACCATACCAACCTGGACGAAGCAAGCCGCTGGCTAGCCACACATCCCACAGACTATGCCCGTTTTTTTGCAGCTGAAGTTCTGCGTCGCAAAGGGCAGCTTCGAGAAGCGGATGCCGCCTTTGCCGCTTTAGTCCATCCTGGGTTTGCTTGGCCTCCTCAAGCCATTTACTTGGCCCGCGCCCGCATCTGGACTGCCCTAAACCGGCCCGACTCGGTGCAGGCCCTGATCGACCGCGCCATCGGCTCCATCGATCGCCCCCTAGGCGCGCATTTTGTCTTTGAGGATTGCAAGTATATTTTCACCGCCCAGGAACTCGAAACCTATCGCCGCCTGCAAACACCAGCTGAATACCAGGCCTTCTTTCGGGCCTTCTGGGAACGTCGCGACCCTATGCCCGGCCGCTCGATCAATCTGCGCCTTATTGAGCACTACCATAGGTTGCTGGTGGCTGAACGGGACTATGCCTACGATGGCCCTCGCCTATGGCATAACGACCCCGATAAGTTTGGTGAGCTGGAGCTACCCGTCACCTACGCGCTCAATCGCGAATTCAATGACAAAGGCCTCATCTATCTGCGCTATGGCGCGCCCGACGAGCGCATTGTGACCGTACGGGGCGAAATCAACACCTTCCGCGCTGGATCAGTGTCGCGCGAGCGGGAATTTGCCATGGGCTGGGTCCCTAACGAATCGTGGCGCTACTATAACCCACGCATGGATTTTCACTTTGTTATCGACGAAGGCGCCACAGGCAACAACTGGCGGCTAACGCCCGTGCTGGCCAATGCCCAGATGATCGAAGATCGGGAAATCTGGGGACCGCCCTACTCGCGCATCATGAGCACGCTGCGCACCAAATGGGAGGTCGAAGCTGGACTGCGGCCGCCTCAGCCGACCGCCCTAGAGCTTGCCGAGTTGCGTGAAGAGATGGTCGCCCAAAGCCAAACCACCTATCGACAGGGCCTCAGCTCAGACCGGTATCAATGGCCACGCAACCTAGTGGTGTTGCCGCTTGAAGCCCTCCCGCTGGCATTCCGGGGCGACAGTGGCTACACGCGCATCGAAATTTACTACGCGCTGCCAGCGGCTCCTTTCCGCGAAGTGACGGGTAAAAGTGGAGGGTACACCCCAGCTGAGCTGGGGTTTGCGGTACACGATTCGGCCTGGCAGCCGCTTGTTGCTCAAACCCAGCGGCGCAATATTCCCATCCTTCCCGATCCTACAGCCGCAATCAATGACTTTGTCACCGTAACGCTGCGCCCAGGTACCTACCAGGCCACGCTGCACGGCCGCTCGCTCGAGGCAGAACGCCTGCAAGGAAGCGTGCGCTTTGCCTTAAAGGTGCCTGATTTAAGTGGACCCGGATTGCAGATGAGCGATCTTTTGCCCGCCTGGCGCATGGAGCCCTCCAGCGGTCAAAGCCGTTTCGATCGCAATGGCTGGCACCTGTGGCCTAATCCGTTGCGCCGGTTTTCCGTACGCCAAGCGGTGTTTCTCTATTTCGAAATTTACGGCCTTACGCCTAATGGCCAGCAGCGCACGCGCTATACCGTCGAGTACACCCTGCGCCCGACCAAACCACGCAAGAAGTTCCTGGGCCTGTTTGGCAGCGACGACCGCCCTGTGCTACGCCTCAAGAGTACGCACGAAGACACCCGCACCATCCTAGCCGAGCATGCCGAGCTCGACGTGCGCCAGGTGGATCCCGGTGCTTACCTGCTTGAAGTGCGTGTCACGGACGAACACAGTGGAGCCTCGGTGCTGCGAACGCTTGCCTTGGAGCTTACTTCCTAA
- a CDS encoding bifunctional folylpolyglutamate synthase/dihydrofolate synthase, with protein sequence MDPLSYLQALPRFADQGADAYQPGLERIRVLLEAMGQPHQAYPSVHIAGTNGKGSTASFLAAIARSAGYRVGLHTSPHLWQVTERMRVDGQPAPITWLKAAVVRYRDLFEQVRPSFFEATVALSFLYFAEQQVALAVVEVGLGGRLDATNVLLPRLAIITSIGLDHTDLLGDTVVAIAREKAGIIKPGIPVLTSALQPEVQAVVREVAAAHGAPYHLLWDEVRYELVSEAPPLTHLNVHTPLRHYEGLQIGLPGRHQVANALLALRAAELVLPEVAHHPTAVTEGLRDVCRLSGLRGRFDVLRTCPLVVADVAHNPDGLASVLATLAQYPIAGQRYALWGALRDKDAATMAHQLVAAGFAVYVVALESHRAWPANALVDLVHQAGGHVLGAGTVLEGWALLQQHLQPTDAVLITGSHQVVAGLPASLWESKAAALSLVPR encoded by the coding sequence ATGGATCCGCTGTCTTATCTGCAGGCTTTACCTCGGTTTGCGGACCAAGGCGCTGATGCCTATCAGCCGGGGCTAGAACGTATTCGGGTTTTGCTTGAAGCGATGGGGCAGCCGCACCAGGCTTACCCTAGCGTGCATATTGCCGGCACCAATGGAAAAGGCTCTACGGCCTCATTTCTAGCAGCCATTGCACGGTCGGCTGGCTATCGGGTAGGTCTGCACACATCACCCCATCTATGGCAAGTTACCGAACGCATGCGCGTTGATGGCCAGCCTGCACCCATAACATGGCTGAAAGCGGCCGTGGTCCGCTATCGCGATCTTTTCGAGCAAGTGCGCCCTAGTTTCTTTGAAGCGACCGTCGCTTTGAGTTTTTTGTACTTTGCCGAGCAACAGGTAGCGCTGGCTGTTGTAGAGGTAGGGTTGGGGGGACGGCTTGATGCGACCAACGTGCTTCTGCCGCGGCTAGCCATCATTACTTCGATTGGGCTAGACCATACCGACCTGCTGGGCGACACGGTAGTGGCCATTGCCCGTGAAAAAGCAGGCATTATCAAGCCGGGTATTCCCGTGCTTACCTCGGCCCTTCAGCCCGAAGTGCAGGCCGTAGTGCGCGAAGTCGCTGCAGCCCACGGGGCGCCTTATCACTTGCTCTGGGATGAAGTGCGCTACGAACTCGTCAGCGAGGCGCCACCCCTCACACACCTGAACGTGCATACGCCGCTGCGCCATTACGAAGGGTTGCAGATAGGACTGCCGGGACGACATCAAGTCGCCAACGCCCTTTTAGCGTTGCGAGCAGCCGAGCTGGTGCTGCCCGAAGTTGCACATCACCCCACAGCAGTGACGGAAGGCTTACGCGATGTGTGCCGGCTGAGTGGCCTGCGGGGCCGCTTTGACGTGCTGCGTACCTGTCCCTTGGTTGTGGCCGACGTTGCCCACAATCCGGACGGCCTGGCGTCTGTCTTAGCCACGCTTGCGCAATATCCTATCGCAGGCCAGCGGTATGCGCTTTGGGGCGCCTTGCGTGACAAAGATGCTGCCACCATGGCCCACCAATTGGTTGCTGCTGGTTTTGCCGTTTATGTCGTCGCTTTGGAAAGCCATCGGGCTTGGCCAGCAAACGCCCTTGTTGACCTAGTGCACCAAGCCGGTGGGCACGTTCTCGGGGCGGGAACCGTCTTAGAAGGCTGGGCGTTGCTACAACAGCATTTGCAGCCTACCGATGCCGTGCTCATCACAGGCTCCCATCAGGTCGTAGCCGGTCTTCCGGCAAGTCTTTGGGAGTCGAAAGCTGCGGCTTTAAGCCTTGTACCACGTTAA
- a CDS encoding YceI family protein, with protein MRTVYLFLLPAVLFVAGLSLPFDTPQKSEVRSWSIDKSHSSVGFRVRHLGISYVNGVFTDYDATLQFDPADLSTLKTSATIRVASINTGIERRDNHLRSADFFDAERYPEIRFVSKAVRNLQGNRFQLVGDLTIKGVTKEVVLDVEFLGTAQGMQGEQRAAFTARGTIDRFDFGLQWNRLTEAGGVVVGREVTLLIDLEVVQENV; from the coding sequence ATGCGTACCGTTTACTTGTTTTTACTGCCCGCGGTGCTTTTTGTGGCCGGCTTGAGCCTGCCGTTCGATACGCCCCAAAAATCCGAAGTTCGAAGCTGGTCCATTGACAAGTCGCACAGTTCAGTAGGCTTTCGGGTGCGGCACTTGGGTATTAGCTATGTCAATGGGGTGTTTACAGATTACGACGCGACATTGCAATTTGACCCGGCGGACCTCAGCACGCTGAAAACGTCGGCCACCATTCGCGTGGCCAGCATCAACACGGGCATTGAGCGCCGCGACAACCACCTGCGTTCGGCCGACTTTTTCGATGCTGAACGTTATCCGGAAATTCGCTTTGTCAGCAAAGCGGTCCGGAATCTTCAGGGCAATCGGTTTCAGCTGGTAGGGGATTTGACGATCAAGGGGGTTACGAAAGAGGTGGTGCTGGATGTCGAGTTTTTAGGTACGGCGCAAGGCATGCAGGGTGAGCAGCGCGCAGCCTTTACCGCGCGGGGCACAATTGACCGTTTTGATTTCGGGCTGCAGTGGAACCGACTGACCGAGGCTGGGGGCGTTGTGGTTGGACGTGAAGTTACGCTGCTTATTGACCTCGAAGTGGTGCAGGAAAACGTTTGA
- a CDS encoding MgtC/SapB family protein, with amino-acid sequence MEPSPSFAALALRLSAALAIGLMIGLQREFAHRQEQNARAGLFAGARTFTLICLLGAISGLAAELLQTPWIVLLTLAAVGALLSIAHFIGAQRGDIGLTTEIAALLTFLIGLLCYHNQLVLAAAIGVALTWLLALKPQTRLLAERISREDVFATLKFGLITAVLLPLLPDRSYGPPPLDVLVPREIWLMVVFVSALSFLGYVLDKLLGAPRSLGVTGFVGGLASSTALTLSLSRKSREEAAPPTGIAAALLLGWAALLVRLVLIVAVLSPALLGHLALPLGAALGIGGLYSLWLYRQSTTQAAEAPTALQNPFALKPALLFGLLYALVLLLTHAARLHLGASGLYLSALLGSLAGLNAIAVSLAQLSHNPALPISVVAQALSIALVTNLIVQTALIWILGAHALRRPLMAGLFAYALPALLFAWLL; translated from the coding sequence ATGGAACCTTCCCCGTCGTTTGCTGCGCTGGCCTTACGGCTGAGCGCTGCGCTGGCCATTGGATTGATGATCGGTCTGCAGCGAGAATTTGCTCACCGACAGGAGCAAAATGCTCGCGCAGGTCTGTTTGCCGGTGCCCGCACTTTTACGCTCATCTGTCTACTAGGAGCAATTTCGGGGCTAGCGGCTGAGCTGCTCCAGACCCCTTGGATTGTACTGTTGACGTTAGCTGCTGTCGGCGCGCTGCTAAGTATAGCGCACTTCATTGGCGCGCAGCGCGGCGACATTGGCCTTACAACAGAAATAGCCGCGCTACTCACATTTTTGATCGGACTGCTTTGCTACCACAACCAACTGGTTCTGGCAGCTGCAATAGGGGTAGCTCTGACCTGGCTGCTTGCCCTTAAGCCCCAAACACGCCTCTTGGCCGAGCGCATTTCACGTGAAGACGTCTTTGCCACGCTCAAGTTTGGCCTGATTACCGCCGTCTTGCTCCCATTGCTGCCCGACCGTAGCTACGGCCCCCCACCCTTAGATGTACTGGTGCCCCGCGAAATCTGGCTTATGGTAGTGTTTGTATCTGCCTTAAGCTTTTTAGGTTATGTGCTGGATAAGCTCCTGGGCGCGCCGCGGAGCTTAGGCGTCACTGGCTTTGTCGGTGGGTTAGCCTCGAGCACCGCGCTGACGTTGAGCCTGAGTCGTAAAAGTCGGGAAGAGGCGGCCCCGCCTACGGGCATAGCCGCAGCCCTGCTCCTGGGTTGGGCAGCGCTACTGGTGCGGCTGGTTTTGATTGTGGCCGTGCTTTCACCAGCGCTTTTAGGCCACCTGGCTCTACCCTTGGGAGCAGCCTTAGGGATTGGCGGACTCTATAGCCTCTGGTTGTACCGCCAAAGCACCACGCAGGCCGCAGAAGCCCCTACCGCCCTGCAAAATCCTTTTGCGCTTAAACCCGCGTTACTTTTTGGCCTGCTCTACGCCCTAGTACTGCTTTTGACCCACGCCGCTCGACTCCATCTTGGCGCCTCTGGGCTGTATCTCTCAGCGCTACTGGGCAGCCTGGCTGGCCTCAATGCTATCGCCGTCTCCCTAGCCCAACTAAGCCACAATCCTGCACTCCCTATCTCCGTAGTTGCCCAGGCCTTAAGTATTGCCCTGGTAACCAATTTGATCGTACAAACCGCCTTGATCTGGATCTTAGGCGCCCACGCATTGCGCCGCCCACTTATGGCAGGACTCTTTGCTTATGCGCTTCCTGCCTTACTTTTTGCTTGGCTGCTATAA
- a CDS encoding nucleoside deaminase yields the protein MTPEYFIRKVIVSAQENVRRGGGPFAALVVHHGEILALGTNRVTTDNDPTAHAEIVAIREACRQLGHFQLTGCDLYTSCEPCPMCLGAIYWARPARVFYAATRYEAARAGFDDAFIYEELTRPGPERRIPLIHVPDETAWMPFQAWLDHPDRKPY from the coding sequence ATGACCCCAGAATACTTTATTCGGAAGGTGATCGTATCCGCTCAGGAGAACGTCCGGCGCGGGGGTGGTCCCTTTGCTGCCCTGGTCGTACACCATGGGGAGATTCTAGCCCTAGGCACCAACCGGGTAACCACCGACAACGACCCAACGGCACATGCAGAAATCGTGGCTATCCGCGAGGCCTGTCGTCAGCTGGGCCACTTTCAGCTTACCGGATGCGACTTATACACGTCCTGTGAACCCTGTCCAATGTGCCTAGGGGCCATCTATTGGGCACGACCAGCACGGGTTTTCTACGCTGCCACGCGCTACGAAGCAGCTCGTGCCGGCTTCGACGATGCATTTATCTATGAAGAGCTGACGCGACCGGGTCCTGAGCGCCGCATTCCACTCATCCATGTCCCCGACGAAACCGCCTGGATGCCCTTTCAAGCCTGGCTTGACCACCCCGATCGCAAGCCTTATTGA
- the gnd gene encoding phosphogluconate dehydrogenase (NAD(+)-dependent, decarboxylating), with protein MELGMIGLGRMGAGMSRRLHRAGVRVVGYDPDIEARTRLAQEGIETVDRPEALVATLAPSRILWLMVPAGNTVDQVLETLAPLLAVGDLIVEGGNSYYRDTLRRAEKLQAQGLLFADVGVSGGLWGETHGYGLMVGSSPEAMTRLRPILERLAPAPDRGWVHAGPVGAGHFVKMVHNGIEYALMQAYAEGFGLLKAKAPFQLDLAAIAEAWRYGTIIRSFLLDLIADVLRENATLADVAPVVADSGEGRWTVQEAVDLGVPVDTIAAALFRRFASQDPEHYGDRLLAALRHAFGGHAVQRAGA; from the coding sequence ATGGAACTGGGAATGATTGGACTGGGACGCATGGGCGCAGGCATGAGTCGGCGGCTGCATCGGGCAGGTGTGCGCGTAGTAGGCTATGACCCCGACATAGAAGCGCGAACCCGTTTAGCCCAGGAAGGGATCGAAACCGTAGATCGACCAGAAGCTTTGGTCGCTACCTTAGCTCCTTCACGTATCCTATGGTTGATGGTGCCAGCCGGAAATACGGTCGATCAGGTACTGGAAACGCTGGCGCCGCTGCTTGCAGTAGGGGATCTGATTGTGGAAGGCGGTAATTCTTACTACCGAGATACGCTGCGTCGTGCCGAAAAGCTACAAGCACAGGGACTATTGTTTGCCGATGTGGGCGTTTCTGGTGGCCTTTGGGGCGAGACCCACGGCTATGGCCTTATGGTTGGCAGCTCTCCGGAAGCAATGACCCGGCTGCGGCCGATCCTGGAACGCCTGGCCCCAGCACCTGATCGCGGATGGGTGCATGCCGGACCTGTAGGCGCTGGCCACTTTGTCAAGATGGTGCACAACGGCATCGAATATGCCCTGATGCAAGCCTATGCTGAAGGATTTGGACTCTTAAAAGCGAAAGCTCCTTTTCAACTCGACCTGGCTGCTATTGCTGAAGCATGGCGTTACGGCACCATCATCCGAAGTTTTCTGCTTGACCTCATCGCTGATGTTCTCCGAGAAAACGCTACACTGGCCGACGTAGCGCCAGTGGTGGCTGACTCAGGCGAAGGGCGCTGGACCGTCCAAGAAGCTGTCGATTTGGGCGTGCCCGTCGATACCATCGCAGCTGCACTGTTTCGCCGCTTTGCAAGTCAGGACCCAGAGCACTATGGAGATCGCTTACTGGCTGCTTTGCGCCATGCCTTTGGCGGTCACGCCGTGCAACGTGCCGGAGCATGA
- a CDS encoding 5-deoxy-glucuronate isomerase, protein MVPPRDIGPFVTTEPTSPERRRLTGRAVVPGQEALRTVELFDARPVVNRREAIITGENSSFRYLRFARIALVPEAPGYRPITVQLGDTEEAVFYVNRGRARLMVARQAYVLGKGDVLYVGLGQHVTVEADGPLADISEFRAIDCHTAYPVQLVRHAEIEGTPLAADLGRKRPMTQRTVYKLVDQNVQACRLLFGDTYLAQPGGVGSYPPHFHGPDGPYGLGDRAKEEIYHFRCESEIPGDTPFVLQNCARPGEPVGAYVHIFDEQAINVTPGYHDTIAPPPVHFMFTWCLGAYTEGHRDWSEIYNRPGYENEW, encoded by the coding sequence ATGGTACCTCCACGTGACATTGGTCCTTTTGTAACGACGGAGCCCACCTCGCCTGAGCGGCGACGGTTAACAGGACGGGCGGTTGTGCCTGGCCAAGAGGCTTTACGTACGGTAGAACTCTTTGATGCTCGACCAGTAGTCAATCGCCGAGAAGCCATCATTACTGGAGAAAATTCTTCGTTTCGGTATTTGCGGTTTGCGCGGATTGCACTGGTGCCTGAGGCACCTGGCTACAGGCCCATTACGGTGCAGCTAGGCGATACAGAAGAGGCGGTTTTTTACGTCAACCGCGGCCGGGCGCGGCTAATGGTAGCCCGTCAAGCCTACGTCTTGGGTAAAGGTGACGTGCTGTATGTGGGCCTGGGGCAGCACGTAACTGTGGAGGCCGATGGCCCTTTAGCCGACATTAGCGAGTTTCGGGCCATCGATTGCCACACGGCTTATCCTGTGCAGCTGGTGCGCCATGCCGAGATCGAAGGGACGCCGCTAGCTGCCGATTTGGGGCGCAAGCGGCCCATGACGCAGCGGACCGTCTACAAGCTTGTCGACCAAAACGTGCAGGCTTGCCGGTTGCTTTTTGGCGACACCTATCTCGCACAGCCCGGGGGTGTGGGCAGCTATCCTCCACATTTCCACGGACCCGATGGACCTTACGGATTGGGCGATCGCGCTAAGGAGGAAATCTACCACTTTCGTTGTGAAAGCGAGATTCCTGGCGACACGCCCTTTGTGCTGCAAAACTGCGCTCGTCCTGGTGAACCGGTTGGGGCATACGTGCACATTTTTGACGAGCAGGCCATCAACGTCACGCCTGGCTACCATGATACGATAGCACCACCGCCAGTGCACTTTATGTTTACCTGGTGCCTAGGGGCCTACACCGAAGGCCACCGGGACTGGTCAGAGATTTACAACCGGCCAGGCTATGAAAACGAGTGGTGA
- the uxaC gene encoding glucuronate isomerase, giving the protein MEPLQLHPDRYFDPDPTVRRIARELYEEMRTFPLVCPHGHVDPALLATNEPFPEPTSLIIKPDHYIFRLLYSQGIPLEALGIPRQDGQPVEQDPRKIWQIFAEHYYLFAGTPTGAWLDYEFAEVFGVPYKLDGTSAQYVYDHILERLQSPEYRPRALFERFNIEILTTTDAATDTLAYHQAIQASGWPGRVAPCFRPDAVFKIARPDWREQLQLLAQRCGFAITSYEDFIRALEDRRAFFKAMGAFATDHAVLVPRTHRLEPEQAEALFQKALQGRATEADQADFEAHLLMEMARMSLEDGLVMQIHAGAFYNHNTYLYERFGPDKGGDIPVQTEFTYNLRELLVTYGNDPRLTVVVFTLDESTYARELAPLAGHYPALKIGPAWWFHDSIEGMTRYRQWITETASIYNTAGFNDDTRAFCSIPARHDLARRVDANFLATLVARHIIDMSDARRMARALAYDLVRKTYRLDERIPAAA; this is encoded by the coding sequence ATGGAACCCTTGCAGTTACATCCTGATCGTTATTTTGACCCAGACCCAACGGTTCGGCGTATTGCACGGGAGCTTTACGAGGAAATGCGCACTTTCCCGTTGGTGTGCCCGCACGGACATGTAGATCCTGCCCTACTTGCCACCAACGAACCGTTTCCTGAACCTACATCGCTGATTATCAAGCCGGATCATTACATCTTTCGGCTGCTCTACTCTCAAGGCATTCCACTAGAAGCACTGGGCATTCCACGGCAAGATGGGCAGCCTGTAGAACAGGATCCTCGCAAAATCTGGCAAATTTTTGCGGAGCACTATTATCTCTTCGCGGGTACGCCTACAGGCGCCTGGCTCGACTACGAGTTTGCCGAAGTGTTTGGTGTGCCCTATAAGCTTGATGGCACCTCAGCACAGTATGTCTATGATCACATTCTGGAGCGTTTGCAGTCTCCTGAATATCGGCCTCGCGCGTTGTTTGAACGCTTCAATATTGAAATCCTAACCACTACAGATGCAGCTACCGATACGCTGGCTTACCATCAGGCCATTCAGGCATCGGGCTGGCCAGGACGCGTGGCTCCGTGCTTCCGGCCGGATGCGGTTTTCAAAATTGCCCGTCCCGACTGGCGGGAGCAGCTGCAGCTGCTGGCGCAACGTTGCGGCTTTGCCATCACAAGCTATGAAGATTTTATTCGAGCGCTAGAGGACCGGCGTGCCTTTTTCAAAGCAATGGGGGCTTTTGCGACCGACCATGCCGTGCTGGTGCCCCGTACACATCGGCTTGAGCCCGAACAGGCCGAGGCCCTCTTTCAGAAAGCGCTGCAAGGTAGGGCAACCGAAGCGGATCAGGCCGATTTTGAAGCACACTTGCTTATGGAAATGGCCCGTATGAGCCTAGAAGATGGCTTAGTGATGCAGATCCATGCCGGTGCCTTCTATAACCATAACACCTACCTCTACGAACGCTTTGGACCCGACAAGGGTGGAGATATTCCCGTGCAGACAGAGTTTACCTACAATCTGCGGGAGTTGCTGGTCACCTACGGGAATGACCCGCGGCTGACGGTGGTTGTTTTTACCCTGGATGAATCTACCTACGCGCGGGAATTGGCACCGCTGGCTGGGCACTACCCAGCGCTTAAGATTGGTCCGGCCTGGTGGTTTCACGACAGCATCGAAGGCATGACGCGCTATCGGCAATGGATTACGGAAACGGCCAGTATCTACAATACGGCTGGCTTTAACGACGATACGCGGGCATTCTGCTCGATTCCAGCGCGGCATGACCTGGCGCGGCGGGTAGATGCCAACTTTTTAGCCACCCTGGTTGCCCGCCATATCATCGATATGTCGGATGCCCGGCGTATGGCGCGGGCGTTGGCCTATGATCTGGTCCGAAAAACCTACCGGCTCGACGAGCGCATTCCAGCTGCTGCCTAG